From Flavobacterium sp. 102, a single genomic window includes:
- a CDS encoding ion transporter — MKQIKSKYDLFRQKIYIIIYGSNTFAGRLFDLILLGVILLSVLLVMLESVEKLDSKYHEFILIAEWVITIFFTLEYILRILCNRKPLSYIFSFYGIVDLISIMPMYLSFIFPGSRMLSVIRALRLLRLFGILNLVHFTGQESQLKLAIKASRTKIIVFVYFILIVSILLGAVMYVVEGKESGFTSIPTSIYWCIVTLTTVGYGDIAPVTTLGQIIASFIMIMGYGIIAVPTGIVTAEFSSLKNKKIANEISKCPYCTTILTEEAKFCHHCGEKINND; from the coding sequence ATGAAACAAATCAAGAGCAAATACGATCTTTTCAGACAAAAAATTTACATCATTATTTATGGTTCAAATACTTTTGCCGGTCGTCTATTTGACTTGATTTTATTGGGCGTAATTCTTTTGAGCGTACTCTTGGTCATGCTTGAATCTGTTGAAAAATTAGACTCGAAATACCATGAATTTATACTAATCGCCGAATGGGTCATAACCATTTTTTTTACCTTAGAATATATTCTTCGAATCTTGTGCAACCGAAAACCGCTTTCTTATATTTTTAGTTTTTATGGCATCGTCGATTTAATTTCTATTATGCCGATGTATTTGTCCTTTATATTTCCGGGTTCGAGAATGTTATCGGTCATTAGAGCTTTAAGATTATTACGCTTATTTGGGATTCTAAACTTGGTTCACTTCACCGGACAAGAATCACAGTTGAAGTTGGCCATCAAAGCCAGCCGAACCAAAATTATTGTATTTGTCTATTTTATTTTAATTGTCTCGATATTATTAGGCGCTGTGATGTATGTTGTAGAAGGAAAAGAAAGTGGTTTTACCAGTATCCCGACTAGTATTTATTGGTGTATCGTAACACTAACTACTGTAGGCTATGGCGATATCGCTCCGGTTACTACTTTAGGACAAATCATTGCCTCTTTTATTATGATTATGGGTTATGGAATCATTGCGGTTCCTACAGGAATCGTAACCGCTGAATTTTCTAGCTTGAAAAACAAAAAGATTGCCAATGAAATTTCA
- a CDS encoding exonuclease domain-containing protein, translated as MYAILDIETTGGQFNEEGITEIAIYKFDGHEIVDQFISLVNPEKPIQPFVVKLTGINNAMLRSAPKFYEVAKRIIEITEGCIVVAHNASFDYRILRTEFNRLGYDYIKPTLCTVELSQKLIPGQASYSLGKLVRSLGIPVTDRHRASGDALATVKLFKMILDKDVEKEILISLIKAEIKKGLSPKLLDIAESMPNRTGIYYIHNEKGDLIYIGKSKNIKKRINQHFTGTSSKSKKIQREVFAVTYEETGNELIALLKESEEIKINKPIYNRAQRKTIFQYALCVEKDENGYLALKVQKADGRKKEITSFTSIQEGKNILHKITAEHHLCQKINGLYDTQNGCFQLKIKECNGACLNQEPTNEYNARVEEFIREMKFENDNMVIIDRGRNINERSAVLIENGIYKGYCFFDLNYQVNNIEILKNIIIPMQNNRDTRTIIQCYLRRHKVIRIVKF; from the coding sequence TTGTACGCAATACTCGACATAGAAACTACCGGAGGTCAATTTAATGAAGAAGGCATAACCGAAATCGCCATCTACAAATTTGACGGACACGAAATCGTAGACCAATTCATCAGTTTGGTCAATCCTGAAAAACCGATTCAGCCTTTTGTGGTGAAATTGACCGGAATTAATAATGCTATGCTACGCTCTGCACCAAAGTTTTATGAAGTTGCCAAGCGTATTATAGAAATTACTGAAGGTTGTATTGTTGTCGCACACAATGCGTCTTTTGATTATAGAATTTTGCGAACAGAATTTAATCGATTGGGTTATGATTATATCAAACCAACACTTTGCACGGTTGAATTGTCTCAGAAATTAATTCCGGGACAAGCTTCTTACAGTTTGGGTAAACTGGTTCGGTCTTTGGGAATTCCGGTAACCGACAGACATCGTGCCAGTGGTGATGCTTTGGCTACCGTAAAATTGTTCAAAATGATTTTGGATAAAGATGTCGAAAAAGAAATCTTAATCAGTTTAATCAAAGCCGAAATCAAAAAAGGATTGTCGCCAAAGTTACTTGACATTGCTGAAAGCATGCCTAACAGAACCGGCATTTACTACATTCACAACGAGAAAGGCGATTTGATTTATATTGGCAAAAGCAAAAATATTAAAAAGCGAATTAACCAGCATTTCACCGGAACTTCAAGCAAAAGCAAGAAGATTCAGCGCGAAGTTTTTGCCGTAACTTATGAAGAAACCGGTAACGAGTTAATTGCTTTATTAAAAGAAAGCGAAGAAATCAAAATAAACAAACCAATTTATAATCGTGCCCAGCGCAAGACTATTTTTCAATATGCATTGTGTGTTGAAAAAGATGAAAATGGGTATTTGGCCTTAAAAGTTCAAAAAGCGGATGGTCGCAAAAAAGAAATCACTTCGTTTACATCGATTCAGGAAGGCAAAAACATTTTGCATAAAATCACGGCTGAACATCATTTGTGCCAAAAAATTAATGGTTTATACGATACGCAAAACGGTTGTTTCCAATTAAAAATAAAAGAGTGCAACGGCGCTTGTTTAAATCAAGAGCCAACCAATGAATACAACGCACGCGTAGAAGAATTCATCCGTGAAATGAAGTTTGAAAATGACAATATGGTCATTATAGATCGTGGTAGAAATATCAACGAACGCAGTGCTGTTCTCATAGAAAATGGTATTTACAAAGGTTATTGTTTCTTCGATTTAAACTACCAAGTCAACAACATCGAAATCTTGAAAAACATCATTATCCCGATGCAAAATAACCGAGATACAAGAACGATTATTCAATGTTATTTGCGACGTCATAAAGTAATCCGAATTGTAAAATTCTAG
- a CDS encoding YggS family pyridoxal phosphate-dependent enzyme — protein MSIKDNLLEIKSSLPENVTLVAVSKTKPVADLMEAYNEGQRIFGENKIQEMTEKWQQMPKDIEWHMIGHVQSNKVKYMVPYVKLIHGVDSLKLLKEINRHAVRWRKNINCLLQIHIAEEETKFGLDEKELEELLNSEEFKSFTNIKVIGLMGMATFTDNQEQIKREFNHLKSIFDSIQKQPTTQNLQPTTLSMGMSGDYQLAIDCGSNMVRIGSSIFGNR, from the coding sequence ATGTCAATTAAAGACAATCTTCTCGAAATAAAATCTTCTCTTCCTGAAAATGTAACATTGGTAGCGGTTTCTAAAACCAAACCTGTTGCCGATTTGATGGAAGCCTATAATGAAGGCCAACGCATTTTCGGAGAAAACAAAATCCAGGAAATGACCGAGAAATGGCAGCAAATGCCAAAGGATATTGAATGGCACATGATTGGTCACGTGCAATCCAATAAAGTGAAATATATGGTTCCGTATGTGAAACTGATTCATGGTGTTGATAGTTTGAAATTGCTCAAAGAAATCAACCGTCATGCGGTTCGTTGGCGAAAAAATATTAATTGTTTACTTCAAATTCACATTGCTGAAGAAGAAACCAAATTTGGTTTAGACGAAAAAGAACTGGAAGAATTATTAAATTCAGAAGAATTTAAAAGCTTTACAAATATTAAAGTCATTGGTTTAATGGGAATGGCTACATTTACTGATAATCAAGAGCAAATCAAACGAGAATTCAATCATTTAAAATCGATATTTGACTCGATACAAAAACAACCTACAACCCAAAACTTGCAACCTACAACCCTATCCATGGGCATGTCCGGTGACTACCAATTAGCAATTGACTGCGGAAGCAACATGGTTCGGATTGGAAGTAGTATATTTGGAAATAGATAA
- a CDS encoding DUF1015 domain-containing protein, with translation MSKIIPFKAVRPTPDKVALVTCRNYDDYSSAELAAWLSFNPYSFLHVIHPAYMYSQKITLDKRFKGVAHKYQDFKDDGVFMTEDKPAFFLYEIRTKAQSFIGIVAGTSIEDYKNNVIKKHEDTLQYRVEYFKDYLHQTGFNTEPVLITYPDNATLNSWITEKKKSTPIYNYSTTNKEQHQLWKIETEEEINWLIQQFENIPELYIADGHHRSASAELLYNEDQHLGNENLNYFMSFLIAESNVKIYEFNRIIRDLNGHSKDVFLEKLSEYFIIKDKEQELWKPQSKFEFGMYLDGNFYALFYKQGNNVNDENSILGNLDAQILYDKVLQPLLGIEDLRNDERIEYIPGKQSILTIKELVDEGEFEVGFMLYPSDISEIKALADNNLIMPPKSTYIEPKFRSGLMVYEL, from the coding sequence ATGAGCAAAATAATCCCTTTCAAAGCGGTCCGTCCAACACCCGATAAAGTAGCATTGGTCACCTGCAGAAACTACGATGATTACAGTTCGGCGGAGCTAGCGGCTTGGTTGAGTTTTAATCCGTATTCGTTTTTGCATGTAATTCATCCTGCGTATATGTATTCGCAGAAAATTACTTTGGACAAACGTTTTAAAGGCGTAGCGCACAAATACCAAGACTTCAAAGATGATGGTGTTTTTATGACAGAAGACAAACCTGCTTTTTTTCTGTATGAAATCAGGACCAAAGCACAGTCTTTCATTGGAATAGTTGCCGGCACTTCAATTGAAGATTACAAGAATAATGTCATCAAAAAACACGAAGATACATTGCAGTATCGCGTAGAATATTTTAAAGATTATTTGCACCAAACGGGTTTTAATACCGAACCGGTTTTGATTACGTATCCAGATAATGCAACTTTAAATTCTTGGATAACTGAAAAGAAAAAAAGTACACCAATTTACAATTATTCTACCACTAATAAAGAGCAACACCAACTTTGGAAAATAGAAACCGAGGAAGAAATCAATTGGTTAATCCAACAATTTGAAAATATTCCTGAGCTTTATATTGCTGATGGTCATCACCGCTCAGCATCGGCGGAATTACTTTATAATGAAGACCAACATTTAGGCAATGAAAATCTGAATTATTTCATGAGTTTTTTGATTGCTGAAAGCAATGTCAAAATCTATGAATTTAACAGAATTATTCGCGATCTGAATGGTCATTCAAAAGATGTTTTTTTAGAAAAACTCTCCGAATATTTCATCATTAAAGACAAAGAACAAGAACTTTGGAAACCGCAAAGTAAGTTTGAATTTGGCATGTATCTCGATGGCAATTTCTATGCTTTGTTTTACAAACAGGGAAACAATGTCAATGATGAAAATTCTATTTTAGGAAATTTAGACGCACAAATTTTATATGATAAAGTTTTGCAACCTTTGTTAGGCATAGAAGATTTGCGAAATGATGAACGCATTGAATACATTCCCGGAAAGCAATCTATTCTAACGATAAAAGAATTGGTAGACGAAGGCGAATTTGAAGTAGGCTTTATGCTCTACCCTTCGGATATCTCTGAAATCAAAGCATTAGCAGATAACAATTTAATCATGCCACCCAAAAGTACGTATATTGAACCTAAATTCAGAAGTGGATTGATGGTTTATGAATTATAA
- a CDS encoding 3-hydroxyacyl-CoA dehydrogenase family protein codes for MNTIAVIGAGTMGNGIAHTFAQSGFTVKLIDVSEKSLEKGMATIAANLDRMVSKGTITEDDKHKTISNIITYTDIKDGVVGCDLVVEAATENVTLKLNIFKQLSDICDHNVILATNTSSISITQIAAQVVHPERVIGMHFMNPVPIMKLVEIIRGYNTSDEVTKIIMDLSVKLGKTPTEVNDYPGFVANRILMPMINESIETLYNGVAGVSEIDTVMKLGMAHPMGPLQLADFIGLDVCLSILNVMYDGFKNPKYAPCPLLVNMVMAGKLGVKSGEGFYDYSESKKAEKISNQFK; via the coding sequence ATGAATACAATTGCTGTAATAGGCGCAGGAACGATGGGCAACGGAATTGCTCATACTTTTGCACAAAGCGGTTTTACCGTAAAACTAATTGACGTTTCAGAGAAATCTTTGGAAAAAGGAATGGCCACAATTGCGGCTAATCTTGACCGAATGGTTTCAAAAGGAACCATTACTGAAGACGACAAACACAAAACCATAAGCAACATCATCACTTACACCGATATTAAAGACGGTGTCGTTGGTTGTGATTTAGTGGTGGAAGCAGCGACAGAAAACGTTACGTTAAAACTAAACATCTTCAAGCAGCTAAGTGATATCTGTGACCATAATGTCATATTAGCTACAAACACTTCTTCAATTTCTATTACCCAAATCGCTGCACAAGTTGTTCATCCGGAAAGAGTAATCGGAATGCATTTTATGAATCCGGTGCCGATTATGAAATTGGTAGAAATTATCCGCGGTTACAACACCTCTGACGAAGTGACGAAAATCATCATGGACTTATCGGTGAAATTAGGAAAAACACCAACAGAAGTCAACGATTATCCGGGTTTTGTAGCCAATAGAATACTGATGCCAATGATTAACGAATCTATTGAAACTTTATACAATGGCGTTGCCGGCGTAAGCGAAATTGATACCGTAATGAAACTCGGAATGGCACATCCCATGGGACCGTTACAACTAGCCGATTTCATCGGATTGGATGTTTGTCTTTCTATTTTGAACGTAATGTACGACGGTTTCAAAAACCCAAAATACGCGCCTTGCCCACTATTAGTGAACATGGTTATGGCCGGAAAGCTTGGTGTGAAATCCGGTGAAGGTTTTTATGATTATTCAGAATCTAAGAAAGCTGAAAAAATTTCAAATCAATTTAAATAA